From the genome of Prunus persica cultivar Lovell chromosome G8, Prunus_persica_NCBIv2, whole genome shotgun sequence:
CTGTTTTGTCGGAGTCTCCACACGATAAACCATTCCTGAGCAACCCTTCCCCACAATGTTTGAATCTGATAGTCTAGTCACAATATCATTAACAGAAAAATTAAGCTTTTGAAATGGGGTGAAATCCCATATCAAATGACTTTCTTCTTTACTGTCCATCCCAAATGTGATTCCAGCAACTCTAACGAATAAAGCTATTCCAGCAAGCATAAGCAATATAGTTGCTGTCACACTAAGAAGAACACAAACAATTAGATATCTGATGGATTTCTTGTCATGCAGGTTACCGTTCAAGTGGCACTCATTTCTGTTAATGCATAGCTTCGGGTTGCCCTCGTATGCAGTTGATGGAATATCTTTGAAGAAATTAGTATTGGGAAGTGGACCTGAAAAGTCATTGTATGAGACATTCAGGGACACAAGATTGTCGAGACTGCCCAGTACTTTCAGGCTTCCTGTCAGCATATTGTGGGATAGATCCATATTGGCAagttttgagagatttgagaaGCTTTCTGGAATGGGGCTTGTCAGAGAATTCCAACTCAGATTCAAGAGAATATCTAGACCTTGCAAGCGTCCGATCTCATCTGGGATAGAGCCAGTGATATTGTTGCTGCTCATATCCAACAGCTGCAAATCCTTACAGAAGCCCAATGATTTTGGTATGGAACCTGTAATGTGGTTTCCACTGATGACCAGTTTGTTTAGGGATGTCAGATTGCCCAGATTTTCAGGAATCGTGCCTTCTATCATGTTCATGGAAAGGTCTAATACATTAAGACCAGTAAGGAATTGGAAAGATGAAGGAATCATGCCTTGGAGCTCATTGCCATGCAAATCAACCATTTCTAACTGGGTACAGTTTCCGATTTCAGGAGGAATTTCCCCATTAAATTGATTTTCTGACAATTCAAGGAAGGTCAATCTATGAAGGAGCCTAAGTTCAGATGGAATTTGACCTGTGAAGTTGTTTGATCCCAGCCGTAAGCGGATCAAGTTGGTGCAGTTACCAATATTGGTTGGAAGAACTCCTGAAAGTTGATTTGATATCAGCAACAATTGAGTTAAGTTCTTGAGGTCAAAGAGAGAACTTGGAACTGACCCATTGAGGAGATTGTGTGAAAGGTCCAAAGCTTGAAGTTTCTCACAATTGGCCAGCTCAGTTGGTATGCTTCCATGCAGCTGATTCTGCCAGGCAAAGAACAGAGTAAGTTCTTTTAGTTTCCCAATGACAGGTGGAATCTTGCCAGTAAATCTGTTGTTGTCCAATTCCAGTTGCTTTAAACTGGAAAAGTTTCCAAATAAAGGTGGTATGCTGCCTGATATATGATTCTCAGACAGCAGAAACTCCTCCAATGCCACTAAATTTACAAGAGACGGAGGAACCTCACCACTCAGAAGATTCATTGAGAAATCGATCACTATCAAAAGGGAACAGTTCCCTAAAGCACCTGGAATACTTCCAGTTAGATTGTTCTTCCACAGTAGAACTCTTCTGAGTCTTTTCAACCGACTAAATTCACCGGGAATATGACCAGAAAGCTGGTTTTCATACAGAAACAAATTTTCCAAGGCTGAACAGTTACCAATTTCTGGTGGGATGGCACCTGTGAGATTTGCAGTATAGACTGAAAGTGTTTGGAGATTCTCTAGTTGTCCTATGCTGCTTGGAATCTGCCCTGTGATTCCCGTAGCTGCAAGGCCAAGAAAAGTTAGTGCTTTGCAGTTTGATATCTGCATTGGAATTTCCCCATGAATTCCAGGATTCCCGCCTGCACGGAAGATTTCCAGAGCCGATAACTGGCCTATTTCTGCAGGAACCTTTCCGGATAGCTGGTTATCGTACAGCTCAAGTTGTTGAAGCTGTGAACAGtttccaatttcttttggAATGACACCATGCAAGGAATTGGAATTCAGTGATAATAACTGCAATTTGGATAACTTTCCTATCTCCTGTGGAATTTTACCTGTTAGAGCATTGAAGCTGAGATCCAAGGTGGTAAGTGAAGACAAGTTTCCAATCGAGGGTGGAATTTCTCCGCTGAGGTTCCCTTTTGAGATTACAAGGGTGGTAAGATAGTTGAAGGAGAGGAGCTGGCTTGGGAAACTGGTAGGAACATTGAGTGAGGTGATTGTGATTTCAGAAACAAACCTGCTGCTGGAACATATGATATAATCCCATTTGCATGGATCCTGGTCAGCTGGATTCCATGAAGAGAAAAAGGTagcagaggaagaagaattAAAGGTTGAAAGCCATGAAAGTAGGGAGAGGCCCTCTTGGTTCAGAGCAGAGGTGGCAGGAAACAGAAAGATATTGAGAAGCAAGAGAATAATAGTGATTGCATTGCTTGACATGATGAGGTTAATAACAACACTGCTACTTTCTATCTCATCTAAGTCTCTTTAAATCTCTCATCATGTGATAGTGGGATATTGAACTGGCTGCCTCAATCCTTCAAACTGCTTTTTCACTGGAAAACATTGCTTAAATTTCCTTGAAATAGACTAAAAGCTAGGGCCTTGGAGGGACAGATTAGTTTATGGTTTCTAGTGCAGTTCTggatatattaaaaaattatatacataAAATTCATAGAAAATTTGGAGTACGAAGGGACCTAACTATAGTTTATATGATTGGGGTTATGAGGGACATGCCGCCTTTGAAAAATTGACAAATCTTTAATTATTCATCTATTCCTTTCTGTCATGggtgtatatttttttgttttttccctcTCATAACATTTGGAAATTAGTCAAAACTAATAACATTATGAAAAATACCAGTGAGGCAACTACAGGACATATAAGAAAGATTTCGTTaagcttttctctttttcattgtTCACCAAATTTGGAGGGAATCTCTTGTAATTAGGTAGCTTAACTAATAAGATGAGAGTTCATCGTCTGCAAGTGCTCGATTTTTCGGCTTTGAAGTATACtgtacaaatacaaaaacatcCATATGGtagattttgctttctgcATACTTGGTTGCATGCTTCAAATTCTGTTGTACAACAAGCTTTAGTAGTATGCTATGGATATACTGCTATCGTTTGGTGGATTCACTCTAAATCCCTTCATATAATGATTGCTCATCTTTTCAGTTAATTGCAGAACAATTCACATAATGAAAATGACTAAGCAGCCCTCCCAACCCaacaaggggaaaaaaaaaaaaattgaaaataaaaagagacaCTTCAACTTTTTTATGTGATGAGGAGTATGGTGATGTCTTAAGATCACCTTTGTATCTGATAAAGTTCATGTCATGGAAGTAAGTCAGCGGTTTTCTGAAGGGACAACAACACAGGTCCATGCCTCTTCATGAAAAAGGCTCTTTTCCTTGCCCATGCATGAACCTTcccaaaaaccccaaaaaaagcaGCTCAAATTTGCTTTGTCCATGACCTACTAGTAAAAACTTTGCAAGTACCTCCCTGGCTgtattggtttttttctttctgacccattttttttttctatcagATCATGTTTCCTTTTCACCGTCCATGGACAGAAGTAGATGATAACTTAACGTATATAGGGACCAACGGGGTATAGCCTAGTGGAAAAGAACCTTGATTTGCACACTAATGCGTGTGAGAATACTATTCCCTTCCCTCATAGTACCTTGGCAGTGTGTGAGAATACCTCATCCCCCTcctaattataaaaaaacgagAAAGATATATGTAGGGAACAAAAGGCAACAAGTATTATACACTAGagcattaattaatttgtatttgaattattttgtgaGAAATTAAGTACATAAATCTAACAAATATTGTGAGGTGTAGGGAATATAGGCCTACAATTATAGGGAAGCCCTAGTCAACATGGCATTGAAGAGAATTTTGGGAataaagcaaacatacaaacaGAAAAGAATAAGGAAAATTATGCATCACTAGCGTAGGTCTGTCCCCTCAATGTGAAATGGAAACAAGTGGAATATCTGTAAGGGGATAAGTTATGTATGGATGGTGGGGGCAAGTGATCCCCCAACCACATTTGGTGCCAAATGACTATTTTAATTTGCAAAGTTTTCAtttgggtttttggttttacttGATGGTGACCCATAACTCTTTCCAGCTAATTGAGATGGTGAAAAAATGGAATTAAAAGAGGTTGGAAATGCCTAGAAAGGAAATTGCATCAACAGAAAGTGAAGATAGGAGACACTAGGGTTAACCCTCTAGATGATCACGAAGGTTAGACATACCATTCACTTATCAACTTAATAAtgacatttttgttgatgtTCGATAATATATGTGCGCATAAGTGAATATttttaatcacttgaatcACAAACTACTTATATATCGATTATCGGGTACATAAATGAGAGtcttaatcacttgagttACAAATTAATCTCATAGTCGCTTATGAATTGAGTGCACTGAATGAAGAAGTTTGGACTTAGTAAAGCAAATCATGGAATCAAGTGGCCCAAACAAGCGTGTGGTAATGGCCTAAAAGAGAGGCTTGTTATAGAGGGGGTAGGGGTGGGGGGCCGCATATTTGCTTCAGCAGGGAGGCACAAAAAGCGAAAGACAGAACAGTAATTCTGCTGTTGTGCTTCGCAAAATCTAACCAACGGGAAGGAATTGGCCTTTGCAGTTCATATATCATAATCGAAGATATTGGATCTTGATTGCAGGTTGGACTACATTAAtatgttcaaaaaatttaagaagaaaaaagaataaaaacctAATGAGATCTGGATTTTTACTCTAATGTGCAAACATACACTTCGTAAAATCTTTAATATGTTaggtattttatattttcttttaattaatttcattttttcccAAGTATACTTGCTGCCAAAGTTTTCAAAGCCCTATAAATTTTAGATTATCGCAATCAGTCCAGAGAGGTAAGTATACACGATGTTAATCACGTGCAGTTATCAattcacttatattataatacatgcATTTATTCAATCTgtctggaatttttttaaataatcattGGGGGAGTTTGTATGATTTTCTGGTGATTAGACCTAGGACCTAGCATTCACCTTACTTTCAATGCAAAATCAGCCCAATCAAGGCATTGTATTTGGGCCAGAGTTTGATCCTAACTGGCCCAAGCTTAATATTGGTTAGAAGATGAAAAGTATTCCTTGCCTAGTTCACAATTATGCTGCAGATAGATAAAAAGTGCACCAAAAGTTCCATAATGCTTTACAATAAGGAACATCAATTCCTTGCCTCATTTGCAATCATCTTATTTGTTATAACAACCAATTAGGATGCCTAACAACaacctttctctttctctcacaaaTTTTCCCAATTATGGCCTCTCTGACCCAATATTCTGTAGGAGCTTGCCTCACACCAAACAAGAGCTTCAACCTCAACacattgttttctgtttttccacAAGCACTCAATGCAACAAGTCATATCAGAAACCAGAAGACCCAATTGTCATTAAGTGGGAAAAAGCTGCAgcaaaaattaatttcaaatattgTTGGGAAAAATTGCAAATATGAGAAATGGAGAGTTTTTGGCAGTGATGATGGATCTTGTGGGATTGCACCTCTGCCACTCCCACCTTCTGTGTTGGAGGCAGTTCAAGATTTCTACAAGGCCATCAATGCCAAGGACATACAAGCTCTAGAGCAACTTCTGGCTGATGACTGCCATTATCAAGACCTTGTCTTTTATGTTCCTTTTGTAGGAAAAGAGGTTTCATTGCTTTCTCCTTCATCTCTACTCATAGtgaattttattgaaattggAAGATGCGACACAAGTTAATAGGTTTTGTTGGCATTTGAGAAATTAATTCAATCATGCTAGGAACACCAGATTTATTCGCCTAATTTATTCACGAAAAATAATGTCCGTATATATGTCAATATCTTATTTGTTTAAAGAATAAATGAGATTTAGAATGGGgtcaaaatttcatttgtttaataACATAATTTGATTAAGAAATTTTCTTGTTAAGGAGGTACTTTACTAATGAAATGAGGTGTTTGGGAATATGCCCAGGCGATCGTGCATTTTCTTACCAAGGTGATGGATGCAATGGGATCCAATATTCATTTTGTCATTGATGCTGCGACTGAAGGTGGAAACTTGACTGCCAGTGTAATTTGGCATCTTGGTAACTTTCACAACCTTAATCATCTTAAATTTGACTGCGTCACTGTGTGTCGTATATGGTGTTACGTGCTTAATAATTTGGTCATGTTTGAGTCAACAAAGTTGAAACACGACTAATAATTGTGTAAATCTAATCAATCAAAAGAATGTTTTGCAATAGGACATAACATTGGCACCTCAAATGCAATTttctagtgattggatttgtCTTTTGGATGTTTTACAGAGTGGAAAGACAAAGAGATACCCTTTGCCACTGGTTGCACATTCTTTGAATATGAACAAGTTGAAGGAGAGCTCTTTCTTAGGTATTATTTCCAATTGTCTTGTACTTTAGagaatttataaatttgatCTAAATTCTGCCCTGACAAGAGAACACATGCAGGAAAGCAACTGGCATGGAAGAACTTCCATTCAAACCAGGTGATTTGGTACTGGTACGTATCATATAACCTAGTTATCATGCTTACACATAATTACttcttttgattgattgttttatttatttatttatatacatacgCAGAAACTTTTAAAGTCAGCAAGTACCTTCTTTGATCTCTATCCAATGGCGGCTGAAGGTATGCAAACACTCAGTTACTTACACATTGCATGCGGGGCACTTCCAATGGGGAGGTTTTATTTGGGGTACCAATACCATATTTGAAGCCTAAGTTTGAGATCCAAATGAGATAATTAAtgctaatatttttattagtcTCAAAATTCTATTTCTTGGCATGGCTGACTTGAAACTAACAAcccaattattttcaaatttcctAATTTAAgtggttttttttcctttctttttgggCAAGGCTAATTGGTTTTCTCtacttttttgagttttgcagCGTTGTTGCTGAAGTCTCATGGAAGTGGCCCGCATGAAGGATTAGATACACTTTTAGACAAGCTTCGGGGTAGACACTGAACATGAATTTCTCAACTTCTGCGGTTCTACCAAGCCACATTTTATTTACATGCCTTCTCTGATATAATGGTGGAGATTTGAGTCTCATTTATTTACAACCAATAACCAATTATTTCACACATAAATTGGTATTCAAATACAATCTGAATTCTCTATTTGGATTTATCTATTAGAATTTACTTGATTTTAGGATTTGCTTGACTTTTGTGGCTAAGAACACAAGTTCAAAATCTGATGGTAGTGAGTGAGTGAACTCCTGGCCAAGCTAGCTTCTTCCAGAGCCGGCCATGACTTTTGGGTGGCCCAGggcataaaataaattgaggCCCTTCTCCTTTATATACAAGCCtttacagaaagaaagaaatttttttttgttgttgaaaatcTTGTAGAGCTTTTCAATTTATTGCAAAGAGGATGATACATTATAGTTAAATCATGCAATTCAGAATACATAAATTTTCTCACACCTTAGCCCCAACTCCAATTACATAATAAAAAAGGTTATACATgccctttctcttttctttttttttttttttaaaatcaataaggCTATTTAAAGTGAAGAGGTTATTTAAGGAGGCCAATCCCACCatcaaaacatttaaaatattttaagtcCTCCCATGATTTCTTTACATTTGATGATGGTGAGATTGACCTTCTCAAATAGCCTCCTTACTTTTAAGTATGATATATCATTATTACACATGTTCTCATACTATGATCCATTACTAtacattaaaattaaatctAGGGACTCTAATAATTTAGATGGACTGTTTAACAATATTATGCATAAGtcagattatttgaaaaaaataaataaagagtgTTAGAGTCAGTAGCGCATATACGCGTAGATTGATCAAAATTACTAATATGTTTGTGAGACTTGACTCGAGAACAACAATTTGGATCAACCTACGCGCCCTTGACGGTAGCATCGTTTAAATATGAACACAACATGATCCaccagaaaaaaagagaaaaaaacgaaaaagagAACACGTTTAAACAAAAGTACACGACATGCTGCAGGCCTATCTAGCTGTATATTGC
Proteins encoded in this window:
- the LOC18766696 gene encoding LRR receptor-like serine/threonine-protein kinase RCH1 encodes the protein MSSNAITIILLLLNIFLFPATSALNQEGLSLLSWLSTFNSSSSATFFSSWNPADQDPCKWDYIICSSSRFVSEITITSLNVPTSFPSQLLSFNYLTTLVISKGNLSGEIPPSIGNLSSLTTLDLSFNALTGKIPQEIGKLSKLQLLSLNSNSLHGVIPKEIGNCSQLQQLELYDNQLSGKVPAEIGQLSALEIFRAGGNPGIHGEIPMQISNCKALTFLGLAATGITGQIPSSIGQLENLQTLSVYTANLTGAIPPEIGNCSALENLFLYENQLSGHIPGEFSRLKRLRRVLLWKNNLTGSIPGALGNCSLLIVIDFSMNLLSGEVPPSLVNLVALEEFLLSENHISGSIPPLFGNFSSLKQLELDNNRFTGKIPPVIGKLKELTLFFAWQNQLHGSIPTELANCEKLQALDLSHNLLNGSVPSSLFDLKNLTQLLLISNQLSGVLPTNIGNCTNLIRLRLGSNNFTGQIPSELRLLHRLTFLELSENQFNGEIPPEIGNCTQLEMVDLHGNELQGMIPSSFQFLTGLNVLDLSMNMIEGTIPENLGNLTSLNKLVISGNHITGSIPKSLGFCKDLQLLDMSSNNITGSIPDEIGRLQGLDILLNLSWNSLTSPIPESFSNLSKLANMDLSHNMLTGSLKVLGSLDNLVSLNVSYNDFSGPLPNTNFFKDIPSTAYEGNPKLCINRNECHLNGNLHDKKSIRYLIVCVLLSVTATILLMLAGIALFVRVAGITFGMDSKEESHLIWDFTPFQKLNFSVNDIVTRLSDSNIVGKGCSGMVYRVETPTKQVIAVKKLWPVNNGERPQIDLFSTEVRTLGSIRHKNIVRLLGCCNNGKTRLLLFDYISNGSLGGLLHETRLFLDWDARYKIVLGAAHGLAYLHHDCIPPIVHRDIKSNNILVGPQYESFLADFGIAKLLSAPECGRASNTVAGSYGYIAPEYGYSLRITEKSDVYSYGVVLLEVLTGKEPMDNKIPEGAHIVTWVNKELRERKREFTSILDQQLILRSGTQTQEMLQVLGVALLCVNPCPEERPTMKDVTAMLKEIRHENEDCEKPDFLGKGDAKARVHSSSFSRSSEPLIGSPSCFPTNP
- the LOC18767728 gene encoding uncharacterized protein LOC18767728 gives rise to the protein MASLTQYSVGACLTPNKSFNLNTLFSVFPQALNATSHIRNQKTQLSLSGKKLQQKLISNIVGKNCKYEKWRVFGSDDGSCGIAPLPLPPSVLEAVQDFYKAINAKDIQALEQLLADDCHYQDLVFYVPFVGKEAIVHFLTKVMDAMGSNIHFVIDAATEGGNLTASVIWHLEWKDKEIPFATGCTFFEYEQVEGELFLRKATGMEELPFKPGDLVLKLLKSASTFFDLYPMAAEALLLKSHGSGPHEGLDTLLDKLRGRH